The nucleotide sequence TAACCTTCATAGTTTACCTAAGCTGACTTCAAGTGGtcagtagatataagaagacgtggtatgattgcaaatgagacaactctctattcaaTAGAtagaataagatgtggtatgtgtgccaatcagacaactcaccacccaagtcacaatttataaaagtaaaccattataggtcaaagtacgttcTTAAACacagagcctaggctcacacctaaaaggccccaaaaatgatgtgtaaaaccattcaaacgggaaaatcaacggtctaatctgtattaaaaagagaaacaagaaacaGGCTTACATTTGACCTTTTCAGGTTTTTTCTATAGAGTTCATCTGTGTTTTTAAACTTTACATATTTACCTAAGCTGACTTTGACTGGTCAGGCTTACATTTGACCATATCAGTGTTTTTAAAACTGCAGAGTTAATTACATAAAGCTGAATTTGGtcagaataacaaaaatatttttcaacttaTGTGCAAACTGATATTTTTAATATCACTCAATGAattattgtatgatttttttcacCTTAGAAATCTTTCGACTAAAATGATTAAAGTACTAGTCCTCCTTCAGTCCAGTGGTCAATTACCATCACTAGCATGACTGATATGAGTATAAACaacatttgtttatttcagtTCCTCCAAAGTCTGTAACCATCACAGGACAGAAGTTAGGGAAGGCAGGAGAGCAGATACAACTCAAATGTACATCCTCAAATACTAACCCTCCAACTAATCTAGCATGGCTGTCTAAAGGACTGACCGTGGCTGGAGCTAACGAACAGGTGGAAGCTTCTGACCAGGGAGGTTACATCACTACATCAACCTTAACTGTTACCCTTACAAACCAGGAGCCTACTGTTTTGTTTATGTGCCAGGCAGCTAACTACAGTACTGTTGTCAGCACCATAGAACTAAGTGTTTTGtgtaagtatgttttatataAAGTCAACAATGACTGCCACGAAATCATCTTTTGTCAGTTTTGAAATACAACATGTAGTAAGATGAGTAATATCTTACCATAGGCTTGACTGTTAACTTAAACCATTGGTCTATCTGTTATGAAATAATCGTTGACTGTTACACATAACCAAATATCAATCTGTTATAGAATTTTTCCAATGACTTCTAAGGTAAATTAGTAAATAACTTTGACCATCAAGCACAGATAAGAAACAAAGATATAGtattgttcatttgttttgtaTTGTAGACCCCCCAGGAAGACCTGCTATAGAGGGTTATAACCCCAATGACTACATCGCAGCAGGCTCTGCCAAAAGCCTGAAGTGTGTATCAAGTGGCGGAAATCCAACTGCAACCCTAAAGTGGTTCAAAGGTATGTAAAATAAAATTCACCTGCCAGCCTGCAGTGGTTCTAAGGTATGTCTATAAAATCCTCATGTCAGCCTGCAGTGGTTCATCTGCCAACCTAAAGTGGttcataaacataaaataacatcCACCTGTCACCCTGAAGTGGTTCAGAGAAataaataagaagttgtggtaatagtgctaatgagacaattttccatccgagtcaaaatgtataaaaagttaacaattatagggcAAAGTACGGCCTCAACACTGAGCCTTgcctcacaccaaacagcaagctataaagggcccaaaaatgactaatgtaaaacaattcaaacaggaaaaccaacattctaatctacataaaaaacaagaaacacttataaaccacaccaacaaaggacaactactgaacatcagattcctgacttaggacaggtgcaaacaatagacaactttcgagttcgatgcatttccatcaaaaactttggttttagtgaagttcattcgtgcgtttaggggcgttgtcacttccattccaatgttgagcaagTGACTGGaaaagtataataaaattgagaatggaaatggggaatgtgtcaaagagacaacaaccagaccattgAGCAGACAACAAGCTACATTGCAGGAATTATTCTGCAAATGGAATTCTCATTATTGTCTTTCAGCACTGCtatcattagggaattgtgattaagtacctacagatcAAATACTATTTCTaatttatcctgcacaatgaagatcactaagacgcttaatgaacgtttatagtgcagggatacagacaatcccctctatctggtaaatgacgtcataaagttttgcataattgacaagtttttatacgcccgtctaagacgggacgtattatggtataccgttgcctgttcgtctgtccgtctgtcgtccacacttcggacaatcaCTGAAAAACGCTTCAACcaacttttatgaaactttgttgaattgtGTATATTTATTGACGTAAGCtacctttcgatttttataaatttcagattgtTTGTTTCCATGTTGTGAAGTTTTATCCTTAAAAAGgaggattttccagttttcgaaCAATAACTCAAAAGTACTTCAAATaacttttatgaaactttgttgaattgtttatatttattgacgtaagctcccttttcgatttttataaatttcagatttttcgtttccatgttacgaagttttatccttaaaaaaggagattttccagttttcggacaataactctaaaatgcttccatcaactttaatgaaactttggtgaagtgtttatatctattaacttATGCTCCCTTTTGAATTTTACAAATTTCAGATGTTAcgtttccgtgttatgaatttttatgctgaaaaaaggggggattttccagttttagGACAATCACTcaaacactttcacaaaattttatgaaactttggtgaattgtttatatctgttgaccTTTcaaaaaattttagaaaattaacaaccataggtcaccgtatgtccttcaacaatgagcaaagtccatactacaaagtcagctacaaaagaccctgaaatgacaaatgtaaaacaattcaaatgagaaaactaacagcctaattaatgtacaaaaaaattcgTTTAAAGCATAAAGACAAGCTAAAAGAGCAACGAGCGTATCATGCGCTTATAGCGCAGCTCTTTATTTTCGGTGACAGACAAAATCGAAAGTGGTCTATAacagcaggtttaaacgttttaatggtaccaaaccttcacacTTATCTGAAAAAATAATGGAACAttacatagaaagacacactataaaatatcaattgaaatggcttaactcaatcaatctatataaaaaatgacaaacgtgtatgaaccacatcaacaaaggacTACATTGAACAACATATTGTTTTAAAGGTATGTAGTAAAAAACAACTGTGTTTCCAatcttttatcattattattaaagTATTAAATAAAATCCAAATGCAGTAATGGAATAGTTTTATTTAATAAGTTTTTAAAGAGAATGGTTCTGGTTTAAAGATATGCTTGCTCTTTATTTTCCAGGTAATGAAGAATTGACCTCTGAACCTCAGGTGAATGTTGGCAATGTGGTGACATCAGATTTGATTTATGTTCCAAAACCTTCAGATAACCAAGCAGAAATTAAATGTACAGCATCAAATGAAGCTACGTCTGTTCCCTTGGAAAGAAAACTGACCATTACTGTGTATTGTAAGTCAAACACTTATCTTATGAGTTATAAAGAAAACTGACCATTACTGTGTATTGTAAGTCAAACATTTATCTTATGAGTTATAAAGAAAACTGACCATTACTGTGTATTGTAAGTCCACACTTATCTTATGAGTTATAATGAAAACTGACCATTATTGTGTATTGTTAGTCCACAATTATCTTATGAGTTATAAAGAAAACTGACCATTACTGTGTATTGTAAGTCCACACTTATCTTATGAGTTATAAAGAAAACTGACCATTGCTGTGTATTGTAAGTCCACAATTATCTTAAGAGTTATAAAGAAAACTGACAATTACTGTGTACTGTAAGTCCTGCACTTATCTTATGAGTTATAATGAAAACTGACCATTACTGTGTATTATAAGTCCAACACTTATCTTATGAGTTATAATGAAAACTGACCATTGCTGTGTATTGTAAGTCCACAATTATCTTAAGAGTTATAAAGAAAACTGACAATTACTGTGTATTGTAAGTCCACAATTATCTTAAGAGTTATAAAGAAAACTGACAATTACTGTGTACTGTAAGTCCTGCACTTATCTTATGAGTTATAATGAAAACTGACCATTACTGTGTATTATAAGTCCAACACTTATCTTATGAGTTATAATTAAAACTGACCATTACTGTGTATTATAAGTCCTGCACTTATCTTATGAGTTATAATGAAAACTGACCATTACTGTGTATTGTAAGTACAACATTTATTCAACTTACAAGATATAAGGAAAACAGACATTCTTCATACTATGGTCTCTTGTGGATCATTATCCTAATGACAATCATCATGGTTCTCCTTATTCTAATATTTATCCTTGTATCAGTGAAATAAGTGATATAATTAATAAGAAAGCTACATCactcagcttaatatctgattcACCTTACTAATTTTCCTGTAGAAATTCAAATTCTGTagacaatttttctttaaaaaaaatattaagtacgattattataaaatctaaatgttttaaattattattgcAGTTCCACCCATGTCAGTTAATATCTCTTTTTCACCTCCTGAACCTAAATCTGGACAAGTTTTACGCCTGACATGTACCTCTGGACCAAGTAATCCTGCAGCTTCTATTATCTGGGTGAAGAGTGGTACAAGGATGAGAGGGACAAACCAGGGAAACACTCCAGCAGACCATGGTggatatacaacaacaaatatCTTAGAGATAGCAAGTCCTTCTTATGACGATCATGGAGCTGCATTTTTCTGTGAAGCTAAAAACCTCGTTCTGGACAAAGGATGGTCGGATGCAGTCACACTCAATGTTAAATGTAAGTTTACAAAATCAAATTATGATGTTATTATTTGTAAGCCTTTCCTGCAATTCCTCTAATTTCTCACgaccataaaaatatttttaggtTTGTTTAATGGTTTGTTGTCATAGTCTGCTTTAGTTGTCTtctgaagacacatttggtttccgcaccataactttagttttagtgaatggatatCTATGAAATCTATCAGGAAGgtttaataccacaaaaggaaggttggattgattttggggctTATGGTACCagcagtttaggaattgggggcagaagggccaagtgagcttttcccatcacttggcgtccgtcgtccatcatcgtcgttaacttttacaaaaatcttcttctctaaaactacttaagccaaatttaaccaaacttggccacaatcatcactagggtatcttATTAataaattgtgtccggtgacccagccaaccaaccaagatggccaccatggctaaaaatagaacataggggtaaaatatagattttggcttataactctgaaaccagagcatttagagcaaatctgacaaggggtataattgtttgtcaggtcaagatctatccaTTACAatatttcagatgaatcggacaaccggttcttgggttgctggccctgaattggaaattttaaggaaattttgccgtttttggttattatcttgaatattattatagatagagataaaatgtaatcagcaataatgttcagcaaagtaagatctacaaataagtcaacatgttcaaaatggtcagttgaccccttaaggagttattgccctttatagtaattttttaccaatttttcataaatttttgtaatagtttacaaaaaacttctcctctgaaactattgggtcaaatttaatcaaacttagccacaatcattattagggtatcttgtttaaaaaatgtgtgcagtgacccagccaaccaaccaagatggccgccatggcttaaattagaacataagggtaaaatgtagattttggcttataactctgaaatcaaagcatttagagcaaatctgacaaggttaaattgtttatcaaatcaatatctatctgtcctgaaattttcagatgaattggacaactagttgttgggttgctgccccccaattggtaatttttaaagaaattttgccatttttgtttattatcttgaatactattatagatagagataaactgtaaacagcaataatgttcagcaaagtaagatctaaaaataagtcaacatgactaaaatggtcagttgacctcttaaggaattattgcccattatagtaaatttttaacaattttcactaatttggtaaattttggtaaatttttacaaaatattttcctctgtatctaaagggccaagtttattatagatagagagaattgtaagtaccaagaatgttcagtaaagtaagatctacaaacacatcaccatcagcaaaacacaattttgtcataaatccatctgtgtcctttccgaattgattttcctctgagttctgtatttttgtgattttactttttgtttaatatgcacatagtcCAAGGTGAGCGAcgtccaaggtgagcgacacaggctctttagagcctctagttatagttTCGGGATAATAGGTTGTGTGtaggtgtatggatctctctgacttTGTACCATGCAtgaggttccatatcacaaagggaaggatttgtactacaaggttccaatactacaaagggatgactgggattgagtttggtgGTAATTGCTCCAAAAGGGGGGAggagtttcaagaagaaatcttcatttccacagtattgtgtaatagattttaaaaatctttgaccacatttaatTTGCATTGGAAACCTTCATATACTATGTCAAAAATATGATGGCAGTctaaattcagacagtatcaagcttgaatattgtgtccagaTTTGCCCAATCTGtgcagggttggacctctgcggtcatattaGATTGTGCTCAGCGAAGAATTTTTAATATACTTTTGCTTTATATATGCAGTCAAACCATTATTTTAAACCTATATTTAATTTTACAGTTAAACCAGTTTTTAATgcctacattttatttttaccattAAACCAGTATTGGATAactatcttttatttttacagttaAACCAGTATTTAatactatattttatttttacagttaaACCAGTATTTAatactatattttatttttacagttaaACCAGTATTTAAtaccatattttatttttacagttaaACCAGTATTTAatactatattttatttttacagttaaACCAGTATTTAATGCCTATGCCACCCATCACATAGAGATAGTAGAAGGACAGAGTGCGACCTTGAACATGACAGCTTTAGGAAATCCTATTGACCTTACATACAGTTTATACAAGGATGGTGTGGAGGCTTCCTCCTCCGCTGTGGACATCAGTAATGGTATACTGGAACTGTCTAGTATAGCTAAGAGTGATTCTGGGTCCTACTCACTAAAGTCAGAAAACACTCAAGGGGCAACATATCACAACTTTACTATTAATGTAACATGTAAGTAAGCTGTGGACATCAGTAATGGTATACTGGAACTGTCTAGTATAGCTAAGAGTGATTCTGGGTCCTACTCACTAAAGTCAGAAAACACTCAAGGGTCAACACATCACAACTTTACTATAAATGTAACATGTAAGTAAGCTGTGGACATCAGTAATGGTATACTGGAACTGTCTAGTATAGCTAAGAGTGATTCTGGGTCCTACTCACTTAAGTCAGAAAACACTCAAGGGTCAACACATCACAACTTTACTATTAATGTAACATGTAAGTAAGCTGTGGACATCAGTAATGGTATACTGGAACTGTCTAGTATAGCTAAGAGTGATTCAGGGTCCTACTCACTTAAGTCAGAAAACACTCAAGCGGCAACATATCACAACTTTACTATTAATGTAACATGTAAGTAAGCTGTGGACATCAGTAATGGTATACTGGAACTGTCTAGTATAGCTAAGAGTGATTCTGGGTCCTACTCACTTAAGTCAGAAAACACTCAAGGGTCAACACATCACAACTTTACTATTAATGTAACATGTAAGTAAGCTGTGGACATCAGTAATGGTATACTGGAACTGTCTAGTATAGCTAAGAGTGATTCTGGGTCCTACTCACTAAAGTCAGAAAACACTCAAGGGTCAACATATCACAACTTTACTATTAATGTAACATGTAAGTAAACAGAAGCAAACAGAACTTGTTTTTCTTATTTGCCCAtgaatattatatgttattccgGTCTCAAatagggtatatactgtgacattcctgGCTTAGGtgttatatcccctgagccgaaggagCTGtaggaatgtcacagtatataccctgtctgagacctgaattacacttATATTATGGATTACCCCtgatttaatgttattttccagtgcaggtatttgttgaacaTTCACAAGGCAGCATGTATATTCATTACATGTGtattgtttctttaatattttgagAAATTCATTTAAATGCACCTTTTTTATCTTGACAATTTGTTTTCCGTTAAAAAATAGTTTCAAAAAAGGTTTTTAGATAtcatattttgtgtttgtatgtgtgtgtgtggcTTTGTTTTTTACTGCAACACATAGAAAAACCCAACTTGATATATATTTTCGGCATACGTGATGGATTTTCTAACTTGCTGTGAACAtgattttatcgtgtatgtaataatttataaaaacacttttaacattaaatttaagtattaaaagtgtaaattgcgtgattttgtattaaaaatgtattattgactgaagcacgtcattatgttccctctgtgagcctctgacattcCTTAGTGTTCTgtatagcttttgactacgtcacatagtaaccgttgttatgatgacgtttttgaggttccaattggggtaaaaaacgtcgtatataccccggcagtttcctgaatatatactgacatctctgtgttgttatccaatcacaaacctcgacacatttgtaatccgtaatatattaGCATATGTTAGCATGTGTTCTACCAAGCACACTTTCTATGTGTGCATCTAAACAGTATGCTTAAAGTGAGATGTGGGTTTGGGTTATATGACAATGAAACGGCAACCCTACAACACATATAGCCTAAAGATTAAGTGGTCAACATAAGTTATTAACAATAGATAGGTATCTCCCTTTAACTTGTTATAAAATGTAAAGCTATCAGTCGTCATTTTGTTTTCAGATCCTGCCTCTATTATAACTAttacaatagacaggtgtctgtATCAATATTTACCTCCCTTGACTTGTTATAAGTTGTAAAACTCTaagttgtcattttgttttcagaTCCTGCCTCTATTACCACTATTACAGAAGAAGTCAGTAAAGGTATTGGTggaatagcttattttgaatgtGAGGCTGAAGCTAATCCATTGGTCCCTAATATGATTACATGGTCTAGACAAGGCTTTGATATGACTAAAACCAAGCAGACATATGACTCATCTGGTAAAAGTTACCTGACCGTGACCGAGCTAGCCAAAGAGGATTCAGGGATGTTTACATGTACAGCAGACAACAGAATAGGTTCTCCGTCAACAAAAGAGGCCAAACTTATTGTTGTTTGTAAGTTAACagagaaataatttataaaaagatatgATATAGGATGAATACACATGTGACCACGGTCTCATGTTGTACTAGGAAATGcaactatataaaaaataacttttaacAAATAAAGCAAAGACAGCAAGGAATCAATGATAATGAAAGCCATTATTTAACCCTAAGATAGATAAGTCACCATAGTAGTATATTCTCTATATTTCAGTTGAACCTAGGATAGATAAGTCACCACAGTATATTCTCTCTATTTTAGTTGACCCCAAGACAGATAAGTCACCATAGTATATTCTCTCTATTTTAGTTGACCCCAAGATAGATAAGTCACCACAGTATTTTCTCTCTATTTTAGTTGACCCCAAGACAGATAAGTCACCACAGTATATTTTCTCTATTTTAGTTGACCCCAAGACAGATAAGTCACCATAGTATATTCTCTATATTTCAGTTGACCCCAAGATAGATAAGTCACCACAGTATATTCTCTCTATTTCAGTTGACCCTAAGATAGATAAGTCACCACAGTATGCCAAGGCTGCAGGGGACCAAGGAGACACAATTGAATTGATGTGTAAAGCTGAAGGATCACCAGAAGTTCATTTCAAATGGAAAAAGGTCAGTCAGATGAAAAGGGTCAGCATTGTAGCAAACACAGAGGTCATACCCATTGCAAACAAAGGGGGCACCACTGCTACAAAAATAGGGGTAATTCCTACTGCAAACACAAAGGGGACAGCACTCCTACAAGCACAAAGGGGGCAGTCCTTCTGCAAATACAAAGGGGACAGAACTCCTACAAGCACAAAGGGGCAGTCCTACTGCAAACACAAAGGGGACAGCACTCCTACAAGCACAAAGGGAGCAGTCCTACTGCAAACACAAAGGGGACAGCACTCCTACAAGCACAAAGGGAGTAGTCCTACTGCAAATACAAAGGGGACAGAACTCCTACAAGCACAAAGGGAGCAGTCCTACTGCAAACACAGGGGACAGCACTCCTACAAGCACAAAGGGAGTAGTCCTACTGCAAACACAAGGGGACAGCACGCCTACAACCCAAGGGGACAGCACTCCTACAACACATGGGGACAGCACTCCTACAAGCACAAATGGAGTAGTCCTACTGCAAACACAAGGGAACAGCACGCCTACAACCCAAGGGGACAGCACTTCTACAACACATGGGGACAGCACTCCTACAAGCACAAAGGGAGTAGTCCTACTGCAAACACAAGGGGACAGCACGCCTACAACACAAGGGGACAGCACTTCTACAACACATGGGGACAGCACTCCTACAAGCACAAAGGGAGTAGTCCTACTGCAAACACAAGGGAACAGCACGCCTACAACACAAGGGGACAGCACTTCTACAACACATGGGGACAGCACTCCTACAAGCACAAAGGGAGTAGTCCTACTGCAAACACAAGGGAACAGCACGCCTACAACCCAAGGGGACAGCACTTCTACAACACATGGGGACAGCACTCCTACAAGCACAAAGGGAGTAGTCCTACTGCAAATACAAAGGGGACAGAACTATTACAAACACACAGGGGTAAATATAGCTGcaaaaactgtttttaaaaaacttgtatttaaaatcattagaaatattactttgtttatttaaaatttgtgaactttactgtttttgttaaatttaagaATTCTATAATCTGAGATAATCCTGATATGTTACAGGATAATGAAGAAATTTCTAATGGAGGCCAGTTTCAAGTTTACAGTAAATTTCTAGAGGGTAACCTCTATCAAGGAGAACTGAAGATAGTGAATGTAGTGAAAGCTAACTATGGAAGTTACATTTGTGAAGTGGCTAATAAAAATATGACAGTCACAGACATGTTTACAATAAATGTTGATGGAACCAGTATTCCTGATGCTCCATACGATTTAAAGTTCATCAACTCTACACACGACAGTATAACGGTCGCATGGAAACCAGGATTTAATGGGGGATTAACACAGACTTTTATTGTCATAATACGTAAATCTAACATGAATACCAAGACAACCATAGAGCTTAAAGAGGAGGATGGTACTATCTATTCAATCAAAGGTAGGCAATCAAAGAACTTTCAAATTATTTTAGTACTCATCTCAATAACTATGTTGAACTATTTAATTGTCCCCCTTGCGATGTGTTGCAGGAGGCATAGACATATCAGCCATCTTTCCAGTCTTGTTAGCATTCTAACATGTACAATTCTGgacagttttttttatcaaactataaTTGCTTTATATCAACATCATCTCAGACAAGTTTAAAATCAGTGCACTCTCATGTATTCTTGtcatatatttatgaaatatcaAAGGTTTATATCACCTATGTCTTGGACAAATGTCAATATCGAAAATGGTCACcaagatttttatgaaacttatatcataggtttatgCAATCATTGTCTCGAACAAGTTTGAAAATCAGTGCCAatcacatatttttaaaagagATATGCCTCTTTGAAATAATGAATATATCAGAAATTGCATTGCATTTGCTCTCCAGCcttcttttctttaaaaatttataagaatttttaagaaaaaagaaaagttttATTAGTTCTTACCTTTGGACAGATAAAATGTGTACAATGCAGACTACATTGGAAGTCTTGCTATTATTTTATGACTAATCTTTATTTACATGTTGGACTATTTTTAGGTTTAGAAAGAGCTACAGAATACACAATTGCAGTAAAGGCCAAGAATGATCATGGTCCAGCATCATCTTCTCCTGTACCTATAAAAGCCAAGACTTTGTGTAAGTACACATTGTAAAAGCAAAGTCAATTGTTAAATCAAATTAAAGACTACCTGAGTTAAGACTTTCTCATGTCCTCTATCTGCACCAATAAAAGTCAACATTTGTATAGATTCTATGGACCATCAAGGTTATTACAGAATCAAAAAATGGACCAGAAATAATAAGACATAATCTCCCACACTAGATCCTACTGAAGGTCGTTGAAGGTTGTACAAATATCAGAAGGAATTAAGAAAAATTCAATCATTCATTTAATTGATATAAAGCAGCATTGGGAAGATTCTATTGTGTTCTTGTTTGTCATTTATAAATGAGGAGCGTAAAGGGGGGTATCTGCACGGATGAAtccgaaataaaattgccatttcacaatAAACGAAAAATTTAACATGTCTTGCACTTTGATCTTTTTACGGATTTCACAAAACACAGTGAATAACGTACCTTGATAAATATAGCAAAACAGGTTGCATGAAAATAAATGCTTTACTCTGTAAGTGTTATAGTGACTGTTTTTTAACATTAATAAGAGGTACCAAGAAATTACTTATCATTTCA is from Mytilus galloprovincialis chromosome 6, xbMytGall1.hap1.1, whole genome shotgun sequence and encodes:
- the LOC143078649 gene encoding nephrin-like isoform X1 gives rise to the protein MDYTVYYIWITCFISSVFAVQEFTVTPQDKRVVQGTSVTFECKVKNQVGRIQWIYNGEPLGFDPSIPAFTRYSVITNTDGDINEFNLHIVNTQLSDDGSFECQVLPSDGNPPLRASATLTILVPPDIVEIDGYSNGTKVDVNESTPILQLTCHAKNARPGAGIEWYKNGRLVTTNIVNITEPIQGDKRENTKSVISIRGDLRNEQQGAVYTCRATHEAITISTLQTMVTLNILYPPAIPIITGYQSKSPVRAKDTVRMICESVGGNPAPQVVWFKNDKKLDYSFSIGHGKSTNELTFTADPLDNDAIYRCESSNQATQLPLTTQVTLVVHFPPKSVTITGQKLGKAGEQIQLKCTSSNTNPPTNLAWLSKGLTVAGANEQVEASDQGGYITTSTLTVTLTNQEPTVLFMCQAANYSTVVSTIELSVLYPPGRPAIEGYNPNDYIAAGSAKSLKCVSSGGNPTATLKWFKGNEELTSEPQVNVGNVVTSDLIYVPKPSDNQAEIKCTASNEATSVPLERKLTITVYFPPMSVNISFSPPEPKSGQVLRLTCTSGPSNPAASIIWVKSGTRMRGTNQGNTPADHGGYTTTNILEIASPSYDDHGAAFFCEAKNLVLDKGWSDAVTLNVKFKPVFNAYATHHIEIVEGQSATLNMTALGNPIDLTYSLYKDGVEASSSAVDISNGILELSSIAKSDSGSYSLKSENTQGATYHNFTINVTYPASITTITEEVSKGIGGIAYFECEAEANPLVPNMITWSRQGFDMTKTKQTYDSSGKSYLTVTELAKEDSGMFTCTADNRIGSPSTKEAKLIVVFDPKIDKSPQYAKAAGDQGDTIELMCKAEGSPEVHFKWKKDNEEISNGGQFQVYSKFLEGNLYQGELKIVNVVKANYGSYICEVANKNMTVTDMFTINVDGTSIPDAPYDLKFINSTHDSITVAWKPGFNGGLTQTFIVIIRKSNMNTKTTIELKEEDGTIYSIKGLERATEYTIAVKAKNDHGPASSSPVPIKAKTLLSAQEGDNQLAQSDDDDMPVIIILVVCIVGIFLLALNIGLILFFVRKRKKRLESNSDTTSHTNTIELYGPNKEASMYPMTPSDDGRSYGTYEKNMDGFSDDYSNYEQNDGKSTSTNSSHCNCYQIKVGVRSSVRGIKGNCCLPHDSSGDEDVKRVFLPPPAYQSRPYTPSKSESPMMNHKTFLSDSRTYLDEPDRQQWRYEDPYKINSRGKGSFDDYIDNGYDDDTRPKSTTDFSDRSSRTTSSSRLGGKTPPPQPPIRSSSKGATNHYCQSPVPPLPARNYDLEELPPPFEDERYVCPPGGENYSTNIIPNPSYNGPISRAPSRTYQEDDMRGHLV
- the LOC143078649 gene encoding nephrin-like isoform X2 gives rise to the protein MDYTVYYIWITCFISSVFAVQEFTVTPQDKRVVQGTSVTFECKVKNQVGRIQWIYNGEPLGFDPSIPAFTRYSVITNTDGDINEFNLHIVNTQLSDDGSFECQVLPSDGNPPLRASATLTILVPPDIVEIDGYSNGTKVDVNESTPILQLTCHAKNARPGAGIEWYKNGRLVTTNIVNITEPIQGDKRENTKSVISIRGDLRNEQQGAVYTCRATHEAITISTLQTMVTLNILYPPAIPIITGYQSKSPVRAKDTVRMICESVGGNPAPQVVWFKNDKKLDYSFSIGHGKSTNELTFTADPLDNDAIYRCESSNQATQLPLTTQVTLVVHFPPKSVTITGQKLGKAGEQIQLKCTSSNTNPPTNLAWLSKGLTVAGANEQVEASDQGGYITTSTLTVTLTNQEPTVLFMCQAANYSTVVSTIELSVLYPPGRPAIEGYNPNDYIAAGSAKSLKCVSSGGNPTATLKWFKGNEELTSEPQVNVGNVVTSDLIYVPKPSDNQAEIKCTASNEATSVPLERKLTITVYFPPMSVNISFSPPEPKSGQVLRLTCTSGPSNPAASIIWVKSGTRMRGTNQGNTPADHGGYTTTNILEIASPSYDDHGAAFFCEAKNLVLDKGWSDAVTLNVKFKPVFNAYATHHIEIVEGQSATLNMTALGNPIDLTYSLYKDGVEASSSAVDISNGILELSSIAKSDSGSYSLKSENTQGATYHNFTINVTYPASITTITEEVSKGIGGIAYFECEAEANPLVPNMITWSRQGFDMTKTKQTYDSSGKSYLTVTELAKEDSGMFTCTADNRIGSPSTKEAKLIVVFDPKIDKSPQYAKAAGDQGDTIELMCKAEGSPEVHFKWKKDNEEISNGGQFQVYSKFLEGNLYQGELKIVNVVKANYGSYICEVANKNMTVTDMFTINVDGTSIPDAPYDLKFINSTHDSITVAWKPGFNGGLTQTFIVIIRKSNMNTKTTIELKEEDGTIYSIKGLERATEYTIAVKAKNDHGPASSSPVPIKAKTLLSAQEGDNQLAQSDDDDMPVIIILVVCIVGIFLLALNIGLILFFVRKRKKRLESNSDTTSHTNTIELYGPNKEASMYPMTPSDDGRSYGTYEKNMDGFSDDYSNYEQNDGKSTSTNSSHCNCYQIKVGVRSSVRGIKGNCCLPHDSSGDEDVKRVFLPPPAYQSRPYTPSKSESPMMNHKTFLSDSRTYLDEPDRQQWRYEDPYKINSRGKGSFDDYIDNGYDDDTRPKSTTDFSDRSSRTTSSSRLGGKTPPPQPPIRSSSKGATNHYCQSPVPPLPARNYDLEELPPPFEDERYVCPPGENYSTNIIPNPSYNGPISRAPSRTYQEDDMRGHLV